A region of Vigna radiata var. radiata cultivar VC1973A chromosome 10, Vradiata_ver6, whole genome shotgun sequence DNA encodes the following proteins:
- the LOC106775842 gene encoding probable LRR receptor-like serine/threonine-protein kinase At4g20940 — MKPFNFLVLSLYFFSVVGQLPSQDILALLEFKKGIKHDPTGYVLSSWNEESIDFDGCPSSWNGVLCNGGNVAGVVLDNLGLSADTDLSVFSNLTKLVKLSMSNNSITGNLHGSIAEFKSLEFLDISNNLFSSSLPLEIGMLSSLQNLSLAGNNFSGPIPDSVSEMASIKSMDLSRNSFSRELPVSLTKVTSLVSLNLSHNSFTGKIPKGFELIPALEKLDLHGNMLEGNLDVEFMLLSSASYVDLSENMLSSSDSKQKFLPRLSESIKHLNLSHNKLTGSLASGVAEPVFENLKVLDLSYNQLDGELPGFDFVYDLQVLRLSNNRFSGFIPNGLLKGDSLVLTELDLSGNNLSGPLSIITSTTLHSLNLSSNQFTGELPLLTGSCVVLDLSNNKLEGNLTRMLKWGNIEFLDLSGNHLMGTIPEETPQFLRLNYLNLSHNSLSSSLPKVLTQYPKLIVLDISFNQLDGRFLSGLLTMPSLQELHLENNVISGSINFSSSPDQSDLQILDLSHNQLNGYFPDEFGSLAGLKVLNIAGNNFSGSLPTTIADMNSLDSMDISDNHFTGPLPNNMPKGLQNFNASGNDLSGLVPEVFRKFPSSSFFPGNSKLHFPNGPPGSTAPAEGSKKKHLNTIVKVIIIVSCVVAFFILILLAVFIHYIRISRSPPEYDTSKDIHRHPQPIISAPVRTTDRGGALVVSAEDLVATRKESPSEVISSDEKMAAVTGFSPSKQSHFSWSPESGDSFTGENLARLDTRSPDRLIGELHFLDDSITLTPEELSRAPAEVLGRSSHGTSYKATLENGLLLRVKWLREGVAKQRKEFVKETKKFANIRHPNVVGLRGYYWGPTQHEKLILSDYISPGSLASFLYDRPGRKGPPLTWMQRLKIAVDVARGLNYLHFDRAVPHGNLKATNVLLDTTDMNARVADYCLHRLMTQAGTIEQILDAGVLGYRAPELAASKKPMPSFKSDVYAFGVILLELLTGRCAGDVISSEEGGVDLTDWVRLRVAEGRGSECFDATLMPEMSNPVVEKGMKEVLGIAMRCIRSVSERPGIKTIYEDLSSI; from the exons ATGAAGCCATTTAACTTTTTAGTGTTATCTTTGTATTTCTTCTCCGTGGTGGGGCAGCTTCCTTCTCAGGACATTTTAGCATTGCTGGAGTTCAAGAAAGGCATCAAACACGACCCCACTGGCTATGTGCTCAGTTCCTGGAATGAGGAATCCATTGATTTTGATGGATGCCCATCTTCATGGAATGGTGTTTTGTGCAATGGTGGTAATGTTGCCGGGGTTGTCCTTGATAACTTGGGTCTCTCTGCTGACACAGACTTGAGTGTGTTTTCAAATCTCACTAAGCTTGTGAAACTCTCCATGTCCAACAATTCCATAACAGGAAATCTACATGGCAGCATTGCTGAGTTCAAAAGCCTTGAATTCCTGGATATTTCCAATAACCTCTTTTCCTCATCTCTGCCATTAGAAATTGGTATGTTAAGCAGTCTGCAGAATCTGTCTTTGGCTGGCAATAATTTCTCTGGTCCAATTCCCGACTCAGTGTCAGAAATGGCTTCCATCAAGTCCATGGATTTGAGCCGCAACTCCTTCTCCAGAGAGCTGCCAGTGTCGTTGACTAAGGTGACTAGCCTTGTGTCTCTTAACTTGTCTCATAACAGCTTCACTGGAAAAATTCCCAAAGGTTTCGAGCTGATCCCTGCTCTTGAAAAACTTGACTTGCATGGTAATATGCTTGAAGGTAATTTGGATGTTGAATTTATGCTTTTATCGAGTGCCAGCTATGTTGATTTAAGTGAGAACATGCTGTCTAGTTCTGATTCCAAGCAGAAGTTTCTACCGCGACTATCTGAAAGTATTAAGCATCTGAATTTAAGCCACAACAAGCTTACTGGATCATTGGCCAGTGGAGTTGCAGAACCGGTTTTTGAAAACTTGAAAGTGTTAGACCTCAGTTACAATCAGTTGGATGGAGAATTGcctggatttgattttgtttatgatCTCCAGGTCCTCAGGCTTAGCAACAACAGGTTTTCAGGATTTATTCCTAATGGCCTACTGAAAGGAGACTCTTTGGTTTTAACCGAACTGGATTTGAGTGGCAATAATCTCTCTG GGCCACTAAGCATAATTACATCAACAACACTTCACTCTCTTAACCTCTCATCAAATCAGTTCACTGGCGAACTGCCACTGCTGACTGGAAGCTGTGTTGTACTTGATCTCTCAAACAACAAATTAGAGGGAAATTTAACCAGGATGTTGAAATGGGGGAATATAGAATTTCTTGATCTCAGTGGCAATCATTTGATGGGGACCATACCTGAGGAAACTCCTCAATTTTTGCGtctaaattatttgaatttatccCATAATTCTCTTAGCAGCTCCCTTCCAAAAGTCTTGACACAGTATCCAAAGCTGATAGTGCTTGACATTAGTTTCAACCAATTAGATGGACGGTTTCTATCCGGTCTGCTCACAATGCCCTCTTTGCAAGAGCTACATCTTGAAAATAATGTGATCTCTGGTTCCATCAATTTCTCATCTTCTCCTGACCAATCCGATCTTCAGATTCTTGATCTTTCTCACAACCAGCTTAATGGCTATTTTCCTGATGAGTTTGGGTCATTAGCTGGCCTTAAAGTGCTAAATATTGCTGGAAATAATTTTTCTGGCTCTCTTCCAACCACCATTGCTGACATGAATTCACTTGACTCAATGGATATATCAGATAATCATTTTACTGGTCCTCTACCAAATAACATGCCAAAGGGTCTCCAAAACTTCAATGCTTCTGGAAATGATCTATCTGGACTCGTCCCAGAAGTTTTTAGGAAGTTTCCCagttcttctttctttcctGGTAATTCCAAGTTACATTTTCCAAATGGTCCTCCAGGATCTACTGCACCTGCTGAAGGTTCCAAGAAGAAGCATTTGAACACCATTGTTAAAGTAATAATCATAGTGTCATGTGTGGTTGCGTTCTTCATATTAATCCTGCTTGCAGTCTTCATACACTATATACGGATATCAAGATCTCCACCAGAATATGATACAAGTAAGGATATCCACAGGCATCCTCAACCAATTATCTCGGCTCCTGTTCGAACTACTGACAGGGGTGGTGCTTTGGTTGTTTCAGCTGAGGACCTTGTGGCCACACGCAAAGAGTCGCCATCAGAGGTAATCAGCTCTGATGAAAAAATGGCAGCTGTAACGGGGTTCTCTCCATCAAAACAAAGCCATTTTTCATGGTCACCAGAATCTGGTGATTCATTCACCGGTGAAAATCTTGCAAGACTAGATACGAGGTCACCAGATCGGTTGATTGGAGAGCTGCATTTTCTTGATGATTCGATAACATTGACACCTGAGGAGCTCTCGAGGGCCCCAGCTGAAGTTTTGGGAAGAAGTAGTCATGGTACTTCTTACAAGGCCACCCTGGAGAATGGTTTGTTGTTGAGAgtgaagtggttgagagaaggAGTAGCAAAACAGAGAAAAGAATTTGTCAAGGAAACCAAAAAATTTGCCAACATCAGACATCCAAATGTTGTGGGATTGAGAGGATATTATTGGGGCCCTACTCAGCACGAGAAGCTCATCCTTTCAGATTACATCTCACCAGGAAGTCTTGCAAGCTTTCTTTATG ATCGACCAGGAAGAAAAGGTCCACCTTTAACTTGGATGCAGAGACTCAAAATAGCAGTTGATGTAGCACGTGGCCTGAACTATCTCCATTTTGATCGTGCCGTCCCTCATGGGAACCTCAAAGCCACAAATGTGTTGTTAGACACAACTGATATGAATGCACGTGTGGCCGATTACTGTCTTCACCGGCTCATGACTCAAGCGGGTACTATTGAACAGATTCTTGATGCTGGGGTCTTGGGTTATCGTGCACCCGAGTTAGCTGCCTCCAAGAAGCCAATGCCCTCCTTCAAATCAGATGTTTATGCTTTTGGAGTGATACTTTTGGAACTTCTAACCGGAAGGTGTGCTGGTGATGTGATATCTAGTGAGGAGGGAGGTGTTGATCTGACAGATTGGGTGAGGTTGCGTGTGGCAGAAGGCAGAGGCTCAGAATGTTTTGATGCTACCTTGATGCCTGAAATGAGCAATCCTGTTGTAGAGAAGGGAATGAAGGAGGTCCTTGGAATAGCCATGCGATGCATTCGATCAGTTTCTGAAAGGCCTGGCATCAAAACTATATATGAAGATCTCTCTTCTATATAG
- the LOC106775807 gene encoding protein KRI1 homolog: MPLQLFEGSDSENDDISKIKIDEGYARKFEHNKKREDLQRFEELKKKGVIDSPSSSHSGGEEDSDSESSDDVDDEKLVNSTKSDKELFDALIKVKKQDPILKKKDVELFGTDDSSDDESDEEGNLKSKDKRGEKPMYLKDVMAKHLIEEGADFGHEDEIDEKGKQKAKKVMPSKDEHFVNKDGKKTYGDEQEELKRSFLRAVEEEGLEDGEEEFFTVKEKEGEEDKVDSDDKELEEKLDEYFGGDVESNENSKFLRSYFMNKMWIDRSGKDVDVGEDELQEISEDEIELERQEEYEYRFQENPGDRVLGHARKVEGSVRKKTNTRKEQRKSKEERMAIAQNEREEELKHLKNLKKQEIQEKVKKIMETAGINDDDLIPLSMAEIEEEFDPEEYDRMMKAAFDDKYYNAEDADPDFCSDNDDIEKPDFEKEDELLGLSKGWDESGSNGGFLAAREKVLKEKIENTSDDDLPEGDEEGDEEEVKIPEEGSRKRKRKTALLEKARQAMMDEYYKLDYEDTIGDLKTRFKYAKTKPNRFGMSASEILLMDDKELGQYVSLKKLAPYRDEEWKLSKQKRYALKMRAKELLREKSLDKKKRKKSKVDSGKKTSSRSVVEEEKASPEESNVNTDNLSRKAKRRRQGANLKLSQMRLKAYGKIPSKSKHGGKH, encoded by the coding sequence ATGCCTCTTCAACTTTTTGAGGGCAGTGATTCCGAAAATGATGACATTTCAAAAATCAAGATCGACGAGGGGTATGCTCGCAAATTTGAGCACAACAAGAAGCGGGAGGACCTCCAGCGGTTTGAGGAATTAAAAAAGAAGGGTGTTATTGATTCACCTTCATCCTCCCATTCCGGTGGTGAGGAAGACTCCGACTCTGAGTCATCAGATGATGTTGACGATGAGAAACTTGTTAATTCTACAAAGAGTGACAAGGAGCTCTTTGATGCCTTAATTAAGGTGAAGAAACAAGATCCTATTCTTAAGAAAAAGGATGTTGAGCTTTTTGGTACGGATGATAGCAGTGATGATGAAAGTGACGAGGAGGGGAATCTTAAATCAAAAGACAAAAGGGGTGAAAAGCCAATGTATTTGAAGGATGTGATGGCAAAGCATTTGATTGAGGAGGGGGCAGATTTTGGCCATGAAGACGAAATAGATGAAAAGGGAAAGCAAAAGGCTAAGAAGGTAATGCCTTCCAAAGATGAGCATTTTGTTAATAAAGATGGGAAGAAAACTTATGGTGATGAGCAGGAGGAATTGAAAAGGTCTTTTCTGAGAGCTGTAGAAGAGGAGGGTTTGGAGGATGGTGAAGAAGAGTTTTTCACTGTAAAGGAGAAAGAGGGCGAAGAGGATAAAGTAGATAGTGATGACAAAGAGCTTGAAGAGAAGCTGGATGAATATTTTGGTGGAGATGTAGAATCAAATGAAAATTCCAAGTTTCTGAGAAGCTATTTCATGAACAAAATGTGGATTGACAGGAGTGGGAAGGATGTGGATGTTGGAGAGGACGAATTGCAAGAGATTTCTGAGGATGAGATAGAGCTCGAAAGACAGGAAGAATATGAGTATAGGTTTCAGGAAAATCCAGGAGATAGGGTGTTGGGTCATGCTCGGAAAGTGGAGGGATCagtgaggaagaagacaaaTACAAGGAAGGAGCAGAGAAAGAGTAAGGAGGAGAGAATGGCTATAGCACAAAACGAGAGGGAGGAGGAGTTGAAGCatttaaagaatttgaagaagCAGGAGATACAGGAGAAGGTTAAAAAGATAATGGAGACGGCAGGGATTAATGATGATGATCTAATCCCATTGTCTATGGCAGAAATCGAAGAGGAATTTGACCCAGAGGAGTATGATAGAATGATGAAGGCGGCATTTGATGATAAATATTACAATGCAGAGGATGCTGACCCTGACTTTTGTAGTGACAACGATGACATTGAGAAGCCAGATTTTGAAAAGGAGGATGAATTACTTGGGCTTTCTAAAGGCTGGGATGAAAGCGGATCTAATGGTGGGTTTTTAGCTGCAAGGGAAAAagtgttgaaagaaaagattgaGAATACTAGTGATGACGATCTCCCAGAAGGAGATGAAGAAGGAGATGAGGAAGAAGTGAAGATTCCCGAGGAAGGTAGTCGGAAGAGGAAGCGCAAAACAGCACTTTTGGAGAAAGCAAGACAGGCAATGATGGATGAGTACTATAAATTAGATTACGAGGACACAATAGGGGACCTGAAGACAAGATTCAAGTATGctaaaacaaaaccaaatagATTTGGCATGAGTGCCTCAGAGATACTATTAATGGATGACAAGGAATTGGGTCAATATGTTTCCTTGAAAAAGCTTGCTCCCTACCGCGATGAAGAATGGAAACTAAGCAAACAAAAAAGATACGCGCTGAAGATGAGGGCTAAGGAGCTTCTACGTGAAAAAAGTTTGgataagaagaaaagaaagaagtcaAAGGTTGATTCTGGGAAGAAAACTTCATCAAGAAGTGTTGTGGAGGAAGAAAAAGCAAGCCCGGAAGAATCAAATGTTAATACGGATAATTTGTCAAGGAAAGCCAAGAGAAGGCGACAAGGGGCTAATTTGAAGTTATCACAGATGAGGCTTAAGGCTTATGGTAAAATCCCCTCAAAATCCAAGCATGGAGGAAAGCACTGA